The Sorangiineae bacterium MSr11367 genome window below encodes:
- a CDS encoding HAMP domain-containing histidine kinase produces MSIGSRGSLPTYGGYTAEGVAFRRLWPLHPLAPAIAIFVSLAVAIAIGLTGLDHLVRESDDLAAERAELLTATLSARLPWFTLSGRQEAIQQAARRTQAEILIVYENGGIISDASLGAPPPDTIRKFIVAKRGEATTSLGRVRYAVRPLERDPEEGYVLAFVRAPDQSEAGPALVAALIALTVLLVGVAAAFAYAVAREANIDVEFLTERVRAMIQVPSEPSGEPVPVRSLDEVGALTTAFNQLVARFVEAEKGYRGALERARAADRDRAAFLAAVSHELRSPLNAILGFADILVQGVDGPLTAEATEEVEQIRASGGHLLELINDILEFSALESGQLRLSRDPVDVVAIATEVLREAAGVLQGRPIVVGHEGVARLVIEADTKRVRQILTNLVANAIKFTQKGEVVVGVALQGAYAKVSVRDTGPGIGDTERALIFEDYRQAGDEHRRKRGTGLGLAIARRLVLLHGGAIYVESQLGRGSTFNVLLPLKAPRVRLS; encoded by the coding sequence GTGTCCATCGGTTCGCGAGGCTCACTCCCGACGTACGGCGGGTATACGGCGGAGGGCGTAGCCTTTCGGCGGCTCTGGCCGCTCCATCCTTTGGCGCCCGCGATCGCCATTTTCGTGAGCCTGGCCGTGGCGATCGCCATTGGCCTCACGGGCTTGGATCACCTCGTTCGCGAGAGCGACGACCTCGCTGCCGAACGTGCCGAGCTGCTCACCGCGACCCTCAGCGCGCGGCTTCCGTGGTTCACGCTCTCGGGGCGCCAAGAAGCCATTCAGCAGGCTGCGCGGCGCACGCAGGCGGAGATCCTCATCGTCTATGAAAATGGTGGGATCATCTCCGATGCGAGCCTGGGCGCTCCACCGCCGGACACGATCCGCAAGTTCATCGTTGCGAAACGCGGTGAAGCCACGACATCGCTCGGCCGCGTGCGTTACGCCGTGCGACCGCTCGAGCGAGATCCCGAAGAAGGCTATGTGCTCGCCTTCGTGCGCGCGCCCGATCAATCCGAGGCAGGCCCCGCATTGGTGGCCGCGCTCATTGCCTTGACGGTCCTCCTCGTCGGCGTGGCGGCCGCCTTCGCCTACGCCGTGGCACGCGAAGCGAACATCGATGTCGAGTTCTTGACCGAACGCGTCCGCGCGATGATTCAAGTGCCCAGCGAGCCCTCCGGTGAGCCCGTGCCGGTGCGTTCGCTCGATGAAGTCGGTGCGCTCACCACCGCGTTCAATCAGCTCGTGGCCCGCTTCGTGGAAGCGGAAAAAGGCTACCGCGGCGCGTTGGAGCGGGCCCGGGCAGCCGACCGCGATCGCGCGGCCTTTTTGGCCGCGGTGAGCCACGAGTTGCGCAGCCCGCTGAATGCCATTTTGGGATTTGCCGATATCCTCGTTCAGGGCGTCGACGGCCCCCTCACCGCCGAGGCCACCGAGGAGGTGGAGCAGATTCGGGCCTCGGGTGGGCACCTGCTCGAGTTGATCAACGACATTCTCGAATTTTCCGCTCTGGAAAGCGGACAATTGCGGCTTTCCCGGGACCCGGTCGACGTGGTGGCCATCGCCACCGAGGTGCTGCGCGAGGCGGCCGGTGTGCTCCAAGGCCGCCCCATCGTCGTCGGGCACGAGGGCGTCGCGCGGCTGGTCATCGAGGCCGATACGAAGCGGGTGCGCCAAATCCTCACCAATTTGGTGGCCAATGCCATCAAGTTCACCCAAAAGGGCGAGGTCGTCGTCGGCGTGGCCTTGCAGGGTGCGTACGCCAAGGTGAGCGTGCGCGACACGGGCCCCGGCATCGGCGATACCGAGCGAGCCCTGATCTTCGAGGATTACCGTCAGGCCGGCGACGAGCACCGGCGCAAACGCGGCACGGGCCTGGGGTTGGCCATCGCGCGACGGTTGGTGCTTTTGCACGGCGGCGCCATTTACGTGGAGAGCCAGCTCGGACGCGGATCCACCTTCAATGTGCTCCTGCCCCTCAAAGCCCCCCGCGTGAGGTTGTCATGA
- a CDS encoding ATP-binding protein, with translation MSPAALRFVPRLLSMQLLVAAFSDLVAVAFAPRLLLLDQRVLVATLPTAGWVFAVSAVFSAIITLTLTRRLAPTLRALAQGTGPVPAQDLLSVYALPARIATSQVFVSLAASTATLLPNYRPITNDLYNQVALILLYATIVMAGALPLYVRLRSIVARVLQVAPENAAYDAVFVMAANPRTAMRARTRLLVAVAGPVAFVALGASLLVYAHTRFFESAVRARTASDIARGVFDHVRGTDRGREQAILAAEQLGYFTELSPNAVSPSALGMGAEEETTVLVPLTDGYAAVHFEAARLDTITFIYALLAVTGVGLAALLAWRVGTRFCEDLRLVTNTVRTTGVADIIRGTRMVRMARFISVGAMMDSIEQLGDIFREFAAAHEQATHAREATERMRGLFLASMSHDLKAPLNAILGFAALASRAPLTDGQRESLVIIEQRGRELLHLIQTILDAARVEAGAFLVTPEWTVVDDVVMSAVLDARDLMADSSVQVVGEVQRGVPRLQLDSLRIVQALTGIITSAVRFTHEEGTVLVRASFRGDRLHIDVETPGRALPEEEREKIFEAFKYADKARRHGALGLGLSLARSIIEVHGGTIDVATMEGGGMVFQIALPTPPFDPTASSRPSAVSSRGPL, from the coding sequence ATGAGCCCCGCGGCCCTGCGCTTCGTACCGCGGTTGCTCAGCATGCAGCTGCTCGTCGCGGCGTTCAGCGATCTCGTGGCCGTCGCCTTCGCCCCGCGGCTGCTGCTCCTCGATCAGCGGGTGCTCGTGGCGACCTTGCCGACGGCGGGGTGGGTCTTCGCGGTGTCGGCAGTGTTCAGCGCCATCATTACCTTGACCCTGACCCGCCGCCTCGCGCCCACGTTGCGGGCCCTCGCCCAGGGCACGGGGCCGGTGCCCGCGCAGGACCTCCTGTCCGTCTATGCGCTGCCGGCGCGCATCGCCACCTCGCAGGTGTTCGTGTCGCTGGCCGCGTCGACGGCGACGCTCTTGCCGAATTATCGGCCGATCACGAACGACTTGTACAATCAGGTCGCGCTCATTCTGCTCTATGCGACCATCGTCATGGCCGGCGCGCTGCCGTTGTACGTGCGGCTGCGCAGCATCGTGGCGCGGGTGCTCCAAGTCGCGCCCGAGAACGCGGCCTACGATGCCGTGTTCGTGATGGCCGCCAATCCCCGCACGGCCATGCGGGCGCGCACGCGGCTGCTCGTCGCGGTGGCCGGGCCAGTGGCCTTTGTCGCACTGGGCGCATCGCTTCTCGTGTACGCGCACACCCGCTTCTTCGAGAGTGCCGTGCGGGCGCGCACGGCGAGCGACATTGCGCGCGGCGTGTTCGACCACGTCCGCGGGACGGATCGGGGGCGGGAGCAGGCCATTTTGGCCGCCGAGCAACTCGGCTACTTCACCGAGCTCTCGCCCAACGCCGTGTCGCCCTCGGCACTCGGCATGGGTGCCGAAGAAGAGACCACCGTCCTGGTGCCACTCACCGATGGATACGCGGCCGTACACTTCGAGGCCGCGCGGCTCGATACCATCACCTTCATCTACGCGCTCTTGGCCGTCACCGGTGTGGGACTCGCCGCGTTGCTCGCCTGGAGGGTCGGTACGCGCTTCTGCGAGGACCTGCGGCTGGTCACCAACACGGTGCGCACCACCGGTGTGGCCGACATCATCCGCGGCACACGCATGGTGCGCATGGCGCGCTTCATTTCGGTGGGCGCCATGATGGACTCCATCGAGCAGCTCGGGGACATTTTCCGCGAGTTTGCCGCGGCGCACGAGCAGGCCACGCACGCCCGCGAGGCCACGGAGCGCATGCGCGGTCTGTTCCTCGCCTCCATGAGCCACGACCTCAAGGCGCCGCTCAACGCCATCTTGGGCTTCGCGGCGCTGGCCTCGCGCGCGCCGTTGACCGACGGGCAACGCGAAAGCCTGGTCATCATCGAGCAGCGCGGGCGCGAGCTGCTGCACCTCATTCAGACCATCCTCGACGCCGCCCGCGTGGAGGCGGGCGCCTTCTTGGTCACGCCCGAGTGGACCGTGGTCGACGACGTGGTCATGAGCGCCGTGCTCGATGCCCGTGATCTGATGGCCGACAGCAGCGTGCAGGTCGTGGGCGAGGTGCAACGCGGCGTCCCCCGGCTGCAACTCGACTCGCTGCGCATCGTGCAGGCCCTGACGGGCATCATCACCAGCGCGGTGCGCTTCACGCACGAGGAGGGCACGGTGCTGGTGCGCGCCTCCTTCCGCGGCGACCGGCTGCACATCGACGTCGAAACGCCGGGCCGCGCATTGCCGGAGGAAGAGCGCGAGAAGATCTTCGAGGCCTTCAAATATGCCGACAAGGCGCGCCGGCACGGGGCGCTGGGCTTGGGTCTTTCGCTGGCGCGGTCGATCATCGAGGTCCACGGCGGGACCATCGACGTGGCCACCATGGAGGGCGGGGGCATGGTCTTTCAGATCGCGCTCCCCACCCCGCCGTTCGATCCCACTGCATCCTCCCGCCCGAGCGCCGTGTCGTCGCGCGGACCTCTATAG
- a CDS encoding YciI family protein produces MHFILFYDVVEDYVTKRTPFRGQHLELARAAYDRGELVLAGALANPADGAVLVFRDGKAAEAFAVNDPYVKNGVVVRWRIREWTTVLGDGATLPTL; encoded by the coding sequence ATGCATTTCATTCTTTTCTACGATGTCGTCGAGGACTACGTGACCAAGCGCACGCCGTTTCGTGGGCAGCACCTCGAGCTGGCGCGTGCGGCGTACGATCGCGGGGAGCTGGTCCTCGCGGGGGCGCTGGCCAACCCGGCTGACGGAGCCGTTCTCGTATTTCGAGATGGCAAGGCAGCGGAAGCCTTTGCCGTGAACGATCCGTACGTGAAGAACGGCGTCGTGGTTCGCTGGCGCATCCGTGAGTGGACGACCGTCCTCGGCGACGGCGCCACCCTGCCGACGCTATAG